One genomic region from Streptomyces venezuelae encodes:
- a CDS encoding sigma-70 family RNA polymerase sigma factor, with amino-acid sequence MTPPETTSPPAPETHPTAGTTPAPPADTETPGLLAALAPLLAAESDAEAPAAGVDPGDLEQAVWLRLLERLQETGAPEHPADWLRRAVRAEARRARRTTDRERPYQDEPAPPPDSEGPHGSPETSLLVAERHRTLRAAVTRTPGRCPRLLTAMLDPQDPTYREIAGELGISQGSLGPMRSRCLGCLRRMLAAEVPAPGRRGRVR; translated from the coding sequence ATGACGCCCCCCGAGACCACATCCCCGCCGGCCCCCGAGACACATCCGACCGCCGGGACCACCCCCGCGCCCCCCGCCGACACCGAGACCCCCGGCCTCCTCGCCGCCCTCGCCCCGCTGCTCGCCGCCGAGTCGGACGCCGAGGCCCCGGCCGCCGGCGTCGACCCCGGTGACCTCGAACAGGCCGTCTGGCTCCGTCTCCTGGAGCGCCTCCAGGAGACGGGCGCACCCGAGCACCCCGCCGACTGGCTGCGCCGCGCCGTCCGCGCCGAGGCCCGCCGCGCCCGCCGGACCACCGACCGGGAGCGCCCCTACCAGGACGAGCCCGCCCCGCCCCCGGACTCCGAAGGACCGCACGGCTCCCCGGAGACCTCCCTGCTCGTCGCCGAACGCCACCGCACCCTGCGCGCCGCCGTCACTCGAACGCCTGGCCGGTGCCCGCGCCTGCTCACCGCGATGCTCGATCCGCAGGACCCCACCTACCGAGAAATCGCAGGAGAGTTGGGTATCTCACAAGGCAGTTTGGGGCCGATGCGTTCCCGTTGCCTGGGATGCCTGCGCAGAATGCTCGCTGCAGAGGTTCCCGCCCCCGGCCGACGGGGAAGGGTGCGATAA
- a CDS encoding GNAT family N-acetyltransferase has protein sequence MGLSVTISAADAQDAEHILKLQYLCYQSEAELYGDWSIEPLTQSLDALRAELDEGYGLVARLGDEVVASVRARLDEDGTVHIAKLIVHPRMRRHGLGGRLLDGIERHFAAETAPAAPSAKRFQLFTGHRSEGNLRLYRSKGYAQVSARELGPKLTLVTLEKAAA, from the coding sequence ATGGGCCTGAGTGTGACCATCTCAGCAGCGGACGCGCAGGACGCGGAGCACATCCTGAAGCTGCAGTACCTCTGCTACCAGAGCGAGGCGGAGCTGTACGGAGACTGGTCCATCGAACCGCTCACCCAGTCGCTCGACGCCCTGCGCGCCGAACTGGACGAGGGGTACGGCCTGGTGGCCCGGCTCGGCGACGAGGTCGTCGCCTCGGTGCGGGCCCGTCTCGACGAGGACGGCACGGTGCACATCGCCAAGCTGATCGTCCACCCGCGCATGCGTCGCCACGGCCTCGGAGGCCGCCTCCTCGACGGCATCGAGCGCCACTTCGCCGCCGAGACCGCACCGGCCGCGCCCTCCGCCAAGCGCTTCCAGCTCTTCACCGGCCACCGCAGCGAGGGCAATCTGCGGCTCTACCGCAGCAAGGGGTACGCACAGGTGTCGGCCCGCGAGCTGGGCCCCAAGCTCACCCTGGTGACCCTGGAGAAGGCCGCCGCCTGA
- a CDS encoding methionine ABC transporter ATP-binding protein: MITTSGLTKVYESRGRQVTALDGVDLHVREGEVFGVIGQSGAGKSSLIRCVNLLERPTSGTVTVDGTDLTALAGRGRRAGKDLRRARSSIGMVFQHFNLLSSRTVKDNIELPLEILGVSGAERSRRALELLDLVGLADKAKSYPGQLSGGQKQRVGIARALAGEPKVLLSDEATSALDPETTRSILQLLRDLNQQLGLTVLLITHEMDVVKTICDSAALMQRGRVVESGTVTELLATPGSQLAAELFPVSGAPTGPDRTVVDVTFQGESATQPVISQLSRTYNIDISILGAAMDTVGGKQIGRMRIELPGRYEDNVVPVGFLREQGLQVELVEAEDAAAADTVPVLAKEGAK; encoded by the coding sequence GTGATCACCACTTCGGGCCTGACCAAGGTCTACGAGTCGCGCGGCCGCCAGGTCACCGCTCTGGACGGCGTCGACCTGCACGTCCGCGAGGGCGAGGTCTTCGGCGTGATCGGCCAGAGCGGCGCCGGCAAGTCCTCGCTCATCCGCTGCGTCAACCTTCTGGAGCGCCCCACCTCCGGCACCGTGACCGTCGACGGAACCGACCTCACCGCCCTCGCCGGAAGGGGCCGCCGCGCCGGGAAGGACCTGCGCCGGGCGCGCAGCAGCATCGGCATGGTCTTCCAGCACTTCAACCTGCTGTCCTCCCGCACGGTCAAGGACAACATCGAGCTCCCCCTGGAGATCCTCGGCGTCTCCGGCGCCGAGCGCTCCCGACGCGCCCTCGAACTTCTCGACCTCGTCGGCCTCGCCGACAAGGCCAAGTCCTACCCGGGCCAGCTCTCCGGCGGCCAGAAGCAGCGCGTCGGCATCGCCCGTGCCCTCGCCGGCGAGCCCAAGGTCCTCCTCTCCGACGAGGCCACCAGCGCCCTCGACCCGGAGACGACCCGCTCGATCCTCCAGCTCCTGCGCGACCTCAACCAGCAGCTCGGCCTCACCGTCCTGCTCATCACGCACGAGATGGACGTCGTCAAGACGATCTGCGACTCCGCCGCCCTGATGCAGCGCGGCCGCGTGGTCGAGTCCGGCACCGTCACCGAACTGCTCGCCACCCCCGGCTCCCAGCTGGCGGCCGAGCTCTTCCCGGTCAGCGGCGCACCCACCGGCCCCGACCGCACGGTCGTCGACGTCACCTTCCAGGGCGAGTCCGCGACCCAGCCGGTCATCTCCCAGCTCTCCCGTACCTACAACATCGACATCTCGATCCTCGGGGCGGCGATGGACACCGTGGGCGGGAAGCAGATCGGCCGGATGCGGATCGAGCTCCCCGGACGGTACGAGGACAACGTCGTCCCGGTCGGCTTCCTGCGCGAGCAGGGCCTCCAGGTCGAACTCGTCGAAGCCGAGGACGCCGCCGCGGCGGACACCGTGCCCGTTCTGGCCAAGGAAGGTGCCAAGTGA
- a CDS encoding methionine ABC transporter permease, with amino-acid sequence MTWSEMQPLLEQGTVDTLYMVLWATVVTVLGGLPLGILLVLTDKGGLLQNRPVNKIVGAIVNIGRSLPFIILLIALIPFTTFVVGTFIGPTAMIVPLAIGAIPFFARLVETAIREVDHGLVEAVQAMGGGIPTIVRKVLLPQALPSLVSGVTTTVIVLIGYSAMAGAVGGEGLGSKAVTYGYQRFDTTFMLVTVVVLVLIVTVVQLIGDGVVRLLARRGRTA; translated from the coding sequence GTGACCTGGTCCGAGATGCAGCCACTGCTTGAGCAGGGCACCGTCGACACGCTCTACATGGTCCTCTGGGCCACCGTCGTCACCGTGCTCGGCGGCCTGCCGCTCGGCATCCTCCTCGTCCTCACGGACAAGGGCGGACTGCTGCAGAACCGGCCGGTGAACAAGATCGTCGGTGCGATCGTGAACATCGGGCGTTCGCTGCCCTTCATCATCCTCCTGATCGCCCTGATCCCGTTCACCACCTTCGTCGTCGGCACCTTCATCGGTCCCACCGCGATGATCGTGCCGCTCGCCATCGGCGCCATCCCCTTCTTCGCGCGACTCGTCGAGACGGCGATCCGCGAAGTCGACCACGGGCTCGTCGAGGCCGTGCAGGCCATGGGCGGCGGCATTCCCACCATCGTCCGCAAGGTGCTGCTCCCGCAGGCCCTGCCCTCGCTCGTCTCGGGCGTCACCACCACGGTGATCGTGCTCATCGGCTACTCGGCCATGGCCGGCGCGGTCGGCGGCGAAGGCCTCGGCTCCAAGGCCGTCACCTACGGATACCAGCGCTTCGACACGACGTTCATGCTCGTCACGGTCGTCGTCCTCGTCCTGATCGTGACCGTCGTCCAGCTCATCGGCGACGGAGTCGTCCGACTCCTCGCCCGCCGGGGCCGTACCGCGTAA
- a CDS encoding MetQ/NlpA family ABC transporter substrate-binding protein, which translates to MRKNIKLTAGIAATAALALGLTACGTSSDPSSAKDSAGSGDTSKPLVVAASPTPHADILNYVKDNLAEKEGLKLEVKEFTDYVLPNTATQSGQVDANFFQHKPYLDDFNQKNKTTIVPVVNVHLEPLGLYSKSLKSVKDIKAGQTIAVPNDTTNGGRALQLLAENGLITIKPGVGTNAKLSDITDKKGLEFKELEAATVPRALNDVDAAVINGNYAIEAKLQPAKDALVLEKADGNPYANFLAVKEGNEKDARVQKLAKLLNSPEVKKYIEDTYKGSVIPAFGAVAK; encoded by the coding sequence GTGCGTAAGAACATCAAGCTCACCGCCGGTATCGCCGCCACCGCCGCCCTCGCCCTCGGCCTCACGGCCTGCGGCACCTCCTCGGACCCGTCGTCCGCCAAGGACTCGGCCGGCTCCGGCGACACCTCCAAGCCGCTCGTCGTCGCCGCGTCCCCGACGCCGCACGCCGACATCCTCAACTACGTCAAGGACAACCTGGCCGAGAAGGAAGGCCTGAAGCTGGAGGTGAAGGAGTTCACGGACTACGTCCTGCCGAACACCGCCACCCAGTCCGGCCAGGTCGACGCCAACTTCTTCCAGCACAAGCCGTACCTCGACGACTTCAACCAGAAGAACAAGACCACCATCGTCCCCGTGGTCAACGTCCACCTGGAGCCGCTGGGCCTCTACTCCAAGAGCCTCAAGTCGGTGAAGGACATCAAGGCGGGCCAGACGATCGCCGTCCCCAACGACACCACCAACGGCGGCCGCGCGCTCCAGCTGCTCGCCGAGAACGGCCTGATCACCATCAAGCCGGGTGTCGGCACCAACGCCAAGCTCTCCGACATCACGGACAAGAAGGGCCTGGAGTTCAAGGAGCTGGAGGCCGCCACCGTGCCCCGCGCCCTGAACGACGTGGACGCCGCCGTCATCAACGGCAACTACGCCATCGAGGCCAAGCTCCAGCCGGCGAAGGACGCCCTCGTCCTGGAGAAGGCCGACGGCAACCCGTACGCCAACTTCCTCGCCGTCAAGGAGGGCAACGAGAAGGACGCCCGCGTGCAGAAGCTCGCCAAGCTCCTCAACTCGCCCGAGGTGAAGAAGTACATCGAGGACACGTACAAGGGTTCGGTCATCCCGGCCTTCGGAGCCGTCGCCAAGTAG
- a CDS encoding GNAT family N-acetyltransferase has translation MTTTFPDISINTDRLVLRALEAGDAPALAEMMNDEMVGAWTAVPQPFTEEAARRWIAEYAPTERTAGRGLDLAVTEFLTQRLVGIVQLSNTNWRVRSTELSYIVAPWARGEGYASEAALATAQWLFGDQKFERLELRTAADNTASQQVAQKIGCISEGVLRNACIARARTEDGSWTELRTDFIVWGLLPEDLDGVADQMAEAGYSSYTDWS, from the coding sequence ATGACTACCACCTTTCCGGACATCTCCATCAACACGGACCGGTTGGTGCTGCGCGCGCTCGAAGCCGGTGACGCCCCGGCGCTCGCCGAGATGATGAACGACGAGATGGTCGGCGCGTGGACGGCCGTCCCCCAGCCGTTCACCGAGGAAGCCGCCCGCCGCTGGATCGCCGAGTACGCCCCCACCGAACGCACCGCCGGCCGGGGCCTCGACCTCGCCGTCACCGAGTTCCTCACCCAGCGGCTCGTCGGCATCGTCCAGTTGAGCAACACGAACTGGCGCGTTCGCTCCACCGAGCTCTCCTACATCGTCGCCCCCTGGGCCCGCGGCGAGGGATACGCCTCCGAAGCCGCGCTCGCCACCGCCCAGTGGCTCTTCGGCGACCAGAAGTTCGAGCGCCTCGAACTGCGCACGGCGGCGGACAACACCGCCTCCCAGCAGGTCGCCCAGAAGATCGGCTGCATCAGCGAGGGCGTCCTGCGCAACGCCTGCATAGCCCGCGCCCGCACCGAGGACGGCAGCTGGACCGAGCTGCGCACCGACTTCATCGTCTGGGGCCTCCTCCCCGAGGACCTCGACGGCGTCGCCGACCAGATGGCCGAAGCCGGATACTCCTCGTACACCGACTGGAGCTGA
- the cbiE gene encoding precorrin-6y C5,15-methyltransferase (decarboxylating) subunit CbiE, translating into MADRVTVIGWDGSPLTSAARSALSAATLVAGAAHHLALPEVPPAAERVRLGSVDLAARRIAGHRGTAVVLADGDPGFFGVVRTLRAPDHGLEVEVVPAVSSVAAAFARAGMPWEDARIVVAHQRTLRRAVNVCRAHPKVAVLTSPGAGPAELALLLEGVHRTFVICEELGTDRERVSVLTSDRAADHAWRDPNVVLVIGGVGGAGAGAPAAPWLMGQDPAVRPVRGWGLPAEEYAPEGYGPEGYGPRGHRPADAAPPNRPGAGEDPALRAAQLARLGPRVGDLVWDIGCAGGAFAVEAARFGAAVIAVDVDPAACARTEAAARRHGVPLQTVPGRAPHVLENLPEPDVVRIAAGGVPVVTACTDRRPERIVVHASTRDEAEAVGAALADGGYTVESLLLQTVGLDPDDWSERERSVVFLLAGRRSDSAP; encoded by the coding sequence ATGGCCGACCGGGTCACGGTGATCGGCTGGGACGGCTCGCCCCTCACCTCGGCGGCCAGGTCGGCGCTGTCCGCCGCCACCCTCGTGGCCGGCGCCGCCCACCACCTGGCGCTGCCCGAGGTGCCCCCGGCCGCCGAACGCGTCCGCCTCGGCAGCGTCGACCTCGCCGCCCGCCGCATCGCGGGCCACCGCGGCACCGCCGTCGTCCTCGCCGACGGAGACCCCGGCTTCTTCGGCGTCGTCCGCACCCTGCGCGCCCCCGACCACGGCCTGGAGGTCGAGGTCGTCCCCGCCGTCTCCTCCGTCGCCGCCGCCTTCGCCCGCGCCGGGATGCCCTGGGAGGACGCCCGGATCGTCGTCGCCCACCAGCGCACCCTGCGCCGCGCCGTGAACGTCTGCCGTGCCCACCCCAAGGTCGCCGTCCTCACCTCGCCCGGCGCCGGACCGGCCGAGCTCGCCCTCCTCCTCGAAGGCGTCCACCGCACCTTCGTCATCTGCGAGGAGCTCGGCACCGACCGCGAACGGGTCTCCGTACTCACCTCCGACAGGGCCGCCGACCATGCCTGGCGCGACCCCAACGTCGTCCTCGTCATCGGGGGAGTGGGCGGCGCCGGCGCCGGCGCTCCGGCCGCCCCCTGGCTGATGGGCCAGGACCCGGCCGTCCGGCCCGTACGGGGCTGGGGCCTGCCCGCGGAGGAGTACGCCCCCGAGGGGTACGGCCCCGAGGGGTACGGCCCGCGCGGGCACCGCCCCGCCGACGCCGCCCCGCCGAACCGGCCCGGAGCGGGCGAGGACCCGGCGCTGCGCGCCGCCCAGCTGGCCCGCCTCGGCCCCCGCGTCGGCGACCTCGTCTGGGACATCGGCTGCGCGGGCGGGGCCTTCGCCGTCGAGGCCGCCCGCTTCGGCGCCGCCGTCATCGCCGTGGACGTCGACCCGGCCGCCTGCGCCCGCACCGAGGCGGCCGCCCGCCGCCACGGCGTACCCCTGCAGACCGTCCCGGGCCGCGCCCCGCACGTCCTGGAGAACCTGCCCGAACCGGATGTCGTACGCATCGCGGCCGGCGGCGTCCCCGTCGTCACCGCCTGCACCGACCGGCGCCCCGAGCGCATCGTCGTCCACGCCTCCACACGCGACGAGGCGGAGGCCGTCGGCGCGGCGCTCGCCGACGGCGGCTACACCGTGGAGAGCCTCCTCCTCCAGACCGTCGGGCTCGACCCGGACGACTGGTCGGAGCGCGAGCGTTCGGTGGTCTTTCTGCTGGCCGGACGCAGGAGCGACAGCGCCCCGTGA